Proteins co-encoded in one uncultured Draconibacterium sp. genomic window:
- a CDS encoding YkgJ family cysteine cluster protein, whose translation MNTNPEFEQLEKAFFHDGYQLAMKAVEANMTQEAVHQSLKEMYAAIDGLIDSLFVYARQQNQSIDCKRGCSWCCHQPVFALDYELDYLKVAVNKSFDTETISGIAEKAKQKQTKLSLLKGDDLMNAKYPCPLLKDKTCMAYDARPMACRIYLSSDVNSCIHFYKHPDDKNTYPALLDMPMRLGRMMNEGFKSALKTNGVEAKEYRIEEKLI comes from the coding sequence ATGAACACAAATCCTGAATTTGAACAACTAGAAAAAGCCTTCTTTCACGATGGCTATCAACTGGCCATGAAGGCCGTTGAAGCAAACATGACACAGGAAGCGGTGCACCAATCTTTAAAAGAAATGTATGCAGCCATCGACGGATTGATCGATTCGTTATTTGTTTACGCCCGTCAACAAAACCAAAGTATTGATTGTAAACGAGGCTGTAGCTGGTGTTGTCACCAACCGGTTTTTGCATTGGACTACGAGCTTGACTATTTAAAGGTAGCTGTAAACAAGTCTTTTGATACTGAAACCATTTCCGGAATCGCAGAGAAAGCAAAACAAAAACAAACCAAACTGAGCCTTTTAAAAGGCGATGATCTGATGAATGCCAAATATCCCTGCCCTTTGTTAAAAGACAAAACCTGCATGGCTTACGATGCTCGCCCAATGGCCTGCCGCATTTATCTTTCGTCGGATGTAAATAGCTGTATTCACTTTTATAAGCACCCCGATGATAAAAACACCTACCCTGCCCTTTTGGATATGCCAATGCGCCTGGGACGAATGATGAATGAAGGATTTAAATCGGCGCTAAAAACCAATGGTGTTGAAGCAAAAGAATATCGTATTGAGGAGAAACTAATCTAA
- a CDS encoding 3'-5' exonuclease encodes MKLHLRNALVFLDLETTGINIVTDRIVEIALIKVNVDGTEEEKLMRINPEQPIPIEASLIHGIYDEDVKDAPTFKEVAKTLAKFIEGCDLAGFNSNRFDIPLLAEEFLRAEVDVDFKKRKFIDVQAIFHKMEKRTLAAAYKFYCNQDLTDAHSAMADTKATYEVLKSQLDKYEGVEYEDAKGKKSMPIENDVDKLSEFSSYDRNVDFVGRIVYDENGVEVFNFGKNKGVPVEQVLQEQPGYFGWILNSEFPLYTKKVLTQLKLKMMSK; translated from the coding sequence ATGAAGTTACATTTAAGAAACGCTTTGGTTTTTTTAGATCTGGAAACCACCGGAATAAATATTGTTACGGATCGAATTGTAGAAATTGCTTTAATAAAAGTAAATGTTGATGGTACCGAGGAAGAAAAGCTGATGCGTATAAATCCGGAACAACCGATTCCGATAGAGGCTTCTTTAATTCATGGAATTTATGATGAGGATGTAAAAGATGCACCAACATTTAAAGAAGTAGCCAAAACGCTGGCTAAATTTATTGAAGGGTGCGATCTGGCAGGTTTTAACTCCAATCGTTTTGATATTCCTTTGCTGGCCGAAGAGTTTCTGCGTGCCGAGGTGGATGTAGACTTTAAAAAGCGAAAATTTATTGATGTGCAGGCCATATTTCATAAAATGGAAAAACGTACACTGGCAGCAGCTTATAAATTTTATTGTAACCAGGATTTAACCGATGCACACAGTGCCATGGCTGATACGAAAGCGACCTACGAAGTGCTGAAATCGCAGCTCGATAAGTATGAGGGAGTGGAGTATGAAGATGCTAAAGGGAAAAAATCAATGCCAATCGAAAACGATGTGGATAAATTGAGCGAATTCTCGTCGTACGACCGAAATGTAGATTTTGTAGGTCGCATTGTTTACGATGAAAATGGCGTGGAAGTCTTTAATTTTGGAAAGAATAAAGGAGTGCCGGTTGAGCAGGTTTTGCAAGAACAACCCGGTTACTTTGGTTGGATACTAAACAGCGAATTCCCGCTGTACACTAAAAAAGTGCTTACGCAATTGAAATTGAAAATGATGAGCAAGTAA
- the dnaN gene encoding DNA polymerase III subunit beta produces MKFVVSSTELLSHLSAISKVISSKSTMPILDNFLFQLSETELTITASDLESTLITSLELDNIEGEGAVAVPAKLITDTLKEFPEQPLTFQIDGESYLVEIYSDNGKFSIMGQNAEDFPEQPQLDEEGASSIDVSHVVLQKGIEKTLFATADDELRPVMNGVYVELTPDFMSFVASDAHKLVRYRRLDAKAEFESSFILPKKPASLLKNLLPKEEFDVKLEFDDKNAFFTLSNYKLICRLVEGNYPTYNSVIPTNNPNKMIIDRLNFFNTVKRVSVFSNQASNLVKLNITDNQLVVSAQDIDFSISAVERINCEYEGEEIEIGFKSTFLQEILTNISTGDVKVEMSDPTRAGLLLPAENEEDEDMLMLLMPMMINV; encoded by the coding sequence ATGAAGTTTGTAGTTTCAAGCACCGAATTATTGAGCCACCTTTCTGCAATTAGTAAGGTAATCAGCAGTAAAAGTACAATGCCAATTCTCGATAACTTCTTGTTTCAGTTAAGCGAAACAGAGTTAACCATAACAGCTTCCGATCTGGAATCGACTTTAATTACCAGCCTTGAGTTGGATAATATTGAAGGCGAAGGAGCCGTTGCTGTTCCGGCAAAGTTGATCACCGATACGCTGAAAGAATTTCCGGAACAACCGCTGACATTTCAGATCGATGGTGAATCGTACCTTGTTGAAATTTATTCCGACAATGGTAAGTTCAGCATCATGGGACAAAATGCCGAGGATTTTCCGGAGCAACCACAGTTGGATGAGGAAGGTGCATCGTCGATTGATGTTAGTCATGTTGTGCTTCAGAAGGGAATTGAAAAAACTTTGTTTGCTACGGCCGACGATGAGTTACGTCCGGTAATGAACGGTGTTTACGTGGAGTTGACACCAGACTTTATGAGCTTTGTAGCATCGGATGCACACAAGCTGGTGCGTTACCGTCGTTTGGATGCAAAAGCAGAATTCGAGTCTTCGTTCATTTTGCCTAAAAAACCGGCGAGTTTATTGAAAAACCTGTTGCCAAAAGAGGAGTTCGATGTAAAATTGGAATTCGACGATAAGAATGCCTTTTTTACCTTGAGTAACTACAAGCTTATTTGTCGTTTGGTAGAAGGAAATTACCCAACTTATAATTCGGTAATTCCTACTAATAATCCAAACAAAATGATCATCGATCGTCTGAACTTCTTCAATACTGTAAAACGTGTTTCAGTATTCTCGAACCAGGCGAGCAACCTTGTAAAACTCAATATTACCGACAACCAATTAGTGGTTTCTGCCCAGGATATCGACTTCTCAATTTCGGCAGTTGAGCGTATCAATTGCGAATACGAGGGCGAAGAAATTGAAATTGGTTTCAAATCAACCTTCCTTCAGGAAATTCTTACCAATATTTCAACCGGCGATGTAAAGGTAGAAATGAGCGATCCAACACGTGCAGGTTTGTTGCTTCCGGCTGAAAATGAGGAAGACGAAGACATGTTGATGTTGTTGATGCCAATGATGATAAACGTTTAA
- the lpxB gene encoding lipid-A-disaccharide synthase, with protein MRYYIIAGEASGDLHGSNLMKELKVVDKEAYFRFFGGDKMQAVGGELIKHYREMAFMGFVNVILNIRTIKRNMEFCKKDLLSYKPDVLILIDYPGFNLRIAEFAKQNNIKVYYYISPKLWAWKEYRVKKVRAFVDEMFTIFPFETAFYKKHGIDVNYVGNPLFDSITEFEKTAKSAAEFKAKNNLDERPIIALLAGSRVQEIKGTLPVMKKAVEGRNDYQVLLAGVSSVDKDLYAGILQGSSIKVLYDSTYDLLNNAHTALVASGTAALETALFQVPQTVLYKIEGGILLHYIMVAVLKIDWVSLPNIILGKMAVKELLQKDMTVKKVSEELNRLLGDEKYRERILADYREMQKLMGEPGCSKRAAEKMVDLLSLSSEHKS; from the coding sequence ATGCGTTACTACATTATAGCTGGCGAAGCATCGGGCGATTTACATGGCTCGAACCTGATGAAGGAACTGAAAGTGGTCGACAAAGAGGCCTATTTTCGTTTTTTTGGCGGCGATAAAATGCAAGCGGTTGGTGGCGAGCTGATAAAACATTACCGCGAAATGGCGTTTATGGGTTTTGTAAATGTGATTCTGAATATCAGAACCATTAAAAGAAACATGGAGTTCTGTAAGAAAGATCTGCTCAGCTATAAACCCGATGTCCTCATTCTGATTGATTACCCTGGCTTTAACCTGCGCATTGCTGAGTTTGCCAAACAAAACAATATAAAAGTATACTATTACATTTCTCCAAAACTCTGGGCCTGGAAAGAATACCGCGTTAAAAAGGTGCGGGCTTTTGTGGATGAAATGTTTACCATTTTTCCTTTTGAAACGGCTTTTTATAAAAAGCATGGTATTGATGTGAATTATGTTGGGAATCCGCTGTTTGATTCGATTACGGAATTTGAAAAAACAGCCAAATCGGCAGCTGAATTTAAAGCAAAAAATAATTTGGATGAACGCCCGATAATTGCCTTGTTGGCGGGCAGTCGCGTTCAGGAAATAAAAGGAACCTTGCCCGTAATGAAAAAGGCTGTTGAAGGTCGGAATGATTATCAGGTGCTACTGGCAGGTGTTTCGTCGGTTGACAAAGATTTGTACGCTGGTATTTTGCAGGGGAGTAGCATAAAAGTGCTTTACGATTCTACCTACGATCTGCTGAATAACGCGCATACAGCTTTGGTGGCCTCCGGAACGGCAGCTTTGGAAACCGCATTGTTTCAGGTGCCGCAAACCGTACTTTACAAGATTGAAGGAGGCATTTTGTTGCATTATATTATGGTGGCGGTTTTAAAAATTGACTGGGTGTCGCTGCCCAACATTATTTTGGGTAAAATGGCAGTAAAAGAGCTGCTTCAAAAAGATATGACCGTTAAAAAAGTTTCGGAAGAATTGAATCGTTTGCTGGGCGACGAAAAGTATCGAGAAAGGATTCTGGCTGATTACCGGGAAATGCAAAAATTAATGGGCGAGCCGGGGTGCTCGAAACGGGCAGCCGAAAAAATGGTTGATTTGTTATCTTTGAGTTCTGAACATAAATCGTAA
- a CDS encoding acyl-CoA thioesterase: protein MENHHFELEMQVRDYECDIQGIVNNAVYQNYLEHTRHKFLNHVGLDFAQLHEEGIDAVVIKAELEYKFPLRPGDDFLVRLKIGKQGRLRIVFLQEVIRKADEKLMVKGRITSVLTKNGRPLSPEILESKFEEAGIVLEEV, encoded by the coding sequence ATGGAGAATCATCATTTTGAACTTGAAATGCAGGTTCGTGATTACGAATGCGACATTCAAGGCATTGTAAATAACGCTGTTTATCAGAATTATCTGGAACATACGCGCCACAAATTTCTAAACCACGTTGGCCTTGATTTTGCACAATTGCACGAGGAAGGAATTGATGCTGTAGTTATAAAAGCCGAGTTGGAATACAAATTTCCGCTACGCCCCGGCGACGATTTTTTAGTGCGTTTGAAGATTGGTAAACAAGGTCGTTTGCGTATTGTATTTTTGCAGGAGGTAATTCGTAAAGCCGATGAAAAGCTGATGGTAAAAGGCCGCATTACTTCGGTACTAACAAAAAATGGCCGTCCGTTATCGCCCGAAATTTTGGAAAGTAAATTTGAAGAGGCGGGAATAGTGTTGGAAGAAGTTTAG
- the gldG gene encoding gliding motility-associated ABC transporter substrate-binding protein GldG: MYSLFKKEIKAFLGSLIGYLAVLVFLLVTGLFLWIFPGNYNIPDNNYATLQGLFTLAPWLYLFLVPAITMRMFADEKRSGTIEILLTRPLADFQLVTAKFLAGLVLVVFSLLPTLLYFLSVYWLGNPVGSIDTGATWGSFMGLFFLATIYVAIGIFASSLTDNQIVSFIFGMSLSFIFYLGFEFVASAEVPYLLEQLFSWLSINDHYLSISRGVVDMRDILYFLGMAFLFLYGTTLIIRKGKLRKTKAKVRAVVIPLAVLLILAISSNFLCRIDLTAEKRYSLSDVSKQMVSGLEGPVEVELYLSGELEPGLRKIQNEVLEKIAVLNAYSSAPIRVRIFNPYSIGNIEKQEEFIAGLVNRGVPRINFGHKTEQGVSSRFIFPGAIIRYQNKELAVNFLKNNPYTSYENNFNHSVETIEFELVNAFHKLMRKKKSVLAFLQGHDEANQYEVADIARALSSDFEIDMMEAADLKDSDVDILVIANPKKEFPETSKIAIDQYLMKGGKIMWLVDPVQVSLDSLSKGFQTYSFPNDMNIGDQLFRYGVRLNYELLQDVNCIQIRVNTAAPGNPPRYTLHPWYYSPLLTPNDNHPISRNLNWVKTEFVSSLDTVSANSTVRKEVILSTSPYARRIKAPSSVSLANINNPPARELFTQSNIPVGVLLEGVFTSNYKNRMVENYGYSSADMITESQPTQMIVIADGGMITNKVNYSTNPPKIQELGFDEVSGQVFGNKEFLINAISYLDDKQGIMQLRGQSLKMRLLDKVKLREEAAFWKWLNVLLPLLLIIVFALVYNLVRKYRYNRS, from the coding sequence GTGTATAGCTTATTCAAAAAAGAAATAAAAGCTTTTCTCGGATCGCTGATTGGTTATCTGGCGGTATTGGTTTTTTTATTGGTTACCGGTTTGTTTCTGTGGATTTTTCCGGGCAATTACAATATTCCGGATAACAACTATGCAACATTACAGGGGCTTTTTACACTGGCACCGTGGTTGTACCTGTTTTTGGTACCTGCCATTACCATGCGCATGTTTGCCGACGAAAAACGCAGTGGTACCATCGAAATTCTTCTAACTCGGCCGCTGGCTGATTTCCAGTTGGTAACGGCAAAATTTTTGGCTGGGCTGGTGTTGGTTGTTTTTTCTTTGTTGCCCACTTTGCTGTATTTTTTGTCGGTTTATTGGCTGGGTAATCCGGTTGGAAGTATCGATACCGGTGCAACATGGGGATCGTTTATGGGACTGTTTTTCCTGGCAACCATATATGTGGCCATAGGTATTTTTGCCTCATCACTCACCGACAATCAGATCGTTTCTTTCATTTTTGGAATGTCGCTGTCGTTTATCTTTTACCTCGGTTTCGAGTTTGTGGCTTCGGCAGAAGTTCCGTATTTGCTGGAGCAACTTTTTTCGTGGCTGAGTATTAACGATCACTATCTTTCCATTTCGCGTGGAGTGGTTGACATGCGCGACATACTCTATTTCCTTGGGATGGCCTTTTTGTTTTTATATGGTACTACCCTGATTATACGAAAAGGAAAACTCCGAAAAACGAAAGCAAAAGTTCGGGCTGTTGTAATTCCACTGGCCGTTTTGCTGATACTCGCCATTTCATCCAACTTTTTATGTCGTATTGACCTTACGGCTGAAAAACGTTATTCGTTATCGGATGTAAGTAAACAAATGGTAAGCGGCCTTGAAGGTCCGGTGGAGGTGGAGTTGTATTTAAGTGGCGAATTGGAGCCTGGTTTGCGAAAAATACAAAACGAAGTATTGGAGAAAATTGCTGTGCTGAATGCTTACAGTTCAGCTCCAATTCGGGTACGCATTTTTAATCCATACAGCATTGGGAATATCGAAAAGCAGGAAGAGTTTATTGCCGGGCTGGTAAACAGAGGTGTGCCACGAATTAATTTTGGGCATAAAACCGAGCAAGGCGTGAGTTCGCGTTTTATTTTTCCGGGGGCGATTATTCGTTATCAGAACAAAGAGCTGGCGGTTAATTTCCTGAAAAATAATCCGTACACCAGTTACGAAAATAACTTTAATCATTCAGTGGAGACCATCGAGTTCGAGTTGGTAAATGCATTTCATAAACTGATGCGAAAGAAAAAGTCGGTGCTGGCATTTTTACAGGGGCACGATGAAGCTAATCAATACGAAGTGGCCGATATTGCACGTGCACTTTCTTCCGATTTTGAGATTGATATGATGGAGGCCGCTGATTTGAAAGATTCGGACGTTGATATTTTGGTGATTGCCAATCCGAAAAAAGAATTTCCGGAAACCTCGAAAATTGCCATCGACCAATATTTGATGAAAGGAGGAAAAATCATGTGGTTGGTTGATCCGGTTCAGGTAAGCCTCGATAGTTTGAGCAAAGGATTTCAAACCTATTCATTTCCAAACGACATGAATATTGGCGACCAATTGTTTCGTTACGGTGTTCGTTTAAATTATGAATTGCTACAGGATGTAAACTGTATTCAGATTCGCGTAAATACAGCGGCGCCGGGTAATCCGCCACGTTACACTTTGCATCCGTGGTATTATTCGCCACTGCTAACACCCAACGATAATCACCCGATTAGCCGAAACCTGAACTGGGTAAAAACCGAATTTGTTTCATCACTCGATACCGTTTCTGCCAATTCAACTGTTCGAAAAGAGGTGATTCTGAGTACATCGCCTTATGCACGTCGGATAAAAGCACCGTCGTCGGTCAGTTTGGCAAACATCAATAATCCACCGGCACGCGAGTTGTTTACGCAGTCGAATATTCCGGTTGGCGTTTTGTTGGAAGGCGTGTTTACATCGAACTATAAAAACCGGATGGTGGAAAACTACGGTTATTCATCGGCTGATATGATTACGGAAAGTCAGCCAACACAAATGATAGTGATTGCCGATGGTGGAATGATAACCAACAAAGTAAATTATTCTACCAATCCACCTAAAATTCAGGAACTTGGTTTTGATGAGGTTTCGGGGCAGGTTTTTGGGAATAAGGAATTTTTGATCAATGCTATTTCATATCTCGATGATAAACAGGGAATAATGCAGCTGCGCGGCCAATCGTTAAAAATGCGCTTACTCGACAAAGTAAAACTGCGCGAGGAAGCTGCTTTCTGGAAATGGCTAAATGTACTACTGCCACTGCTTTTAATCATTGTTTTTGCACTGGTTTACAACCTTGTTCGTAAATACCGATACAATCGTTCATAA
- a CDS encoding GntR family transcriptional regulator: MIDFKLDPKAGIPFYRQIIDQIRFGIATGKLSVGEQLPTVRALAVELKVNLNTVSKAYKELEIQNILETHLGSGTFIGDTDLTITPKQKQDKLHSICREFLTIASSYGFTNEDLIEELKNMKNHKKQ, from the coding sequence ATGATAGATTTCAAATTAGACCCAAAAGCAGGCATCCCCTTTTACCGTCAGATCATCGATCAGATTAGATTCGGGATAGCAACTGGCAAACTTAGCGTAGGGGAACAATTACCAACGGTGCGCGCATTAGCAGTTGAATTAAAGGTAAATTTGAATACTGTTTCCAAAGCATACAAAGAGCTTGAAATCCAAAATATTCTTGAAACGCATCTTGGTTCGGGCACCTTTATTGGCGATACTGACTTAACCATTACTCCTAAACAAAAACAAGACAAATTGCACAGCATCTGCCGCGAATTTCTCACCATTGCTTCCAGCTACGGCTTCACTAATGAAGACCTCATCGAAGAGCTTAAGAATATGAAAAACCACAAAAAACAATAA
- a CDS encoding slipin family protein, with protein MKSVSRNLRMFNPISATILIVLLLVIGTLYYLQKLDPILSSVLAVISILIASSIHIADQWEKAVVLRMGKYTGLRGPGLFIIIPIIDKVDSFIDQRIRVTDFKAEETLTKDTVPVNVDAVVYWTVWDVEKAALEVQEYIRAVGYIAQTGLREIIGKHELADLLQNRDKIAGDLQVTLDEHTNPWGITCQNVGIKDVVIPKTLADAMSKQAQAERERQARVILGTAETEIAVKFEEASRRYVDNPVALQLRGMNMLFEGLKEKGSMVIVPSSALDSMNLGAMGGLVSLAKSNEQ; from the coding sequence ATGAAATCTGTTTCCAGAAACCTTCGGATGTTTAATCCGATATCCGCCACAATTCTAATAGTACTGCTCCTTGTAATCGGCACATTGTACTATCTGCAAAAGCTTGATCCGATTTTGTCTAGTGTTCTGGCTGTAATTTCTATTTTAATAGCATCGTCGATACATATTGCCGACCAGTGGGAAAAAGCAGTTGTTCTTCGTATGGGGAAATATACTGGATTGCGCGGACCTGGCCTCTTTATTATTATTCCAATAATTGACAAAGTTGATAGCTTCATCGACCAACGAATAAGGGTAACCGATTTTAAAGCCGAAGAAACATTAACAAAAGATACCGTTCCGGTTAACGTAGATGCGGTGGTTTACTGGACTGTCTGGGACGTTGAAAAAGCTGCGCTGGAAGTTCAGGAATATATAAGGGCAGTAGGTTACATCGCCCAAACCGGATTACGCGAAATTATTGGAAAACATGAACTGGCCGATCTGCTTCAAAACCGCGATAAAATTGCAGGTGATCTTCAGGTCACACTTGATGAACATACTAATCCGTGGGGAATTACTTGCCAAAATGTAGGCATTAAAGATGTAGTTATCCCAAAAACACTTGCCGATGCAATGAGTAAACAAGCTCAGGCAGAACGCGAACGTCAGGCCCGTGTAATACTCGGAACTGCTGAAACCGAGATCGCGGTGAAATTCGAAGAAGCCAGCCGAAGATATGTCGACAATCCGGTAGCACTGCAGTTACGTGGAATGAACATGTTATTTGAGGGGCTTAAAGAAAAAGGCTCGATGGTAATCGTTCCCAGCTCAGCACTAGACTCCATGAATCTAGGCGCAATGGGAGGCTTGGTTTCTCTCGCCAAAAGCAACGAACAGTAA
- a CDS encoding fumarylacetoacetate hydrolase family protein, whose product MKIICIGRNYVAHARELRNDIPEEPIFFMKPDTALLRNNDPFYIPDWTNEVHHEIELVIKINRIGKNIEKRFAHRYYNEVGLGIDFTARDVQAQLKAKGLPWEKAKAFDKSAVLSNTFLPKTIFPDQEAISFRLDINGDTVQESHSGMMIFDFDELIAHISKYVTLKIGDLIYTGTPANVGPVAIGDRLEGYLEDKKLLDFEIK is encoded by the coding sequence ATGAAAATAATTTGCATAGGAAGAAATTACGTGGCTCATGCCAGGGAGTTGAGGAACGATATACCGGAAGAACCTATCTTTTTTATGAAGCCCGATACTGCCTTGTTGAGAAATAACGATCCGTTTTATATTCCGGACTGGACCAACGAGGTGCACCACGAAATTGAGTTGGTGATCAAGATAAATCGTATTGGCAAAAATATTGAAAAACGTTTTGCTCACCGTTATTATAACGAGGTGGGACTGGGAATCGATTTCACTGCACGCGATGTACAGGCGCAATTAAAAGCAAAAGGTCTGCCCTGGGAGAAAGCAAAAGCTTTTGATAAGTCGGCAGTTTTAAGCAATACTTTTTTGCCAAAAACTATTTTCCCCGATCAGGAAGCGATCAGTTTTCGTCTGGACATAAACGGAGATACGGTGCAGGAATCACATTCAGGAATGATGATCTTCGATTTTGATGAGTTGATTGCCCATATCTCGAAATACGTTACCCTTAAAATTGGCGACCTGATTTACACCGGAACGCCTGCAAATGTTGGTCCGGTTGCCATTGGCGATCGTTTGGAAGGGTATTTGGAAGACAAAAAATTGCTTGACTTTGAGATTAAATAG
- the surE gene encoding 5'/3'-nucleotidase SurE: protein MQKNDSEKPLILVTNDDGIHAKGLRELVEVMQFFGDVVVISSEVSMSGKACGITVDQPLRAVPVEKIHGVPTFKCNGTPVDSVKLSFNSLLERTPDYVVSGINHGSNASISVIYSGTMGAAIEGGLHGVPSIGFSLEDYSSDADFSKAKMVVARVFQGVVENGIPAFTCLNVNIPKGKPQGIKVCRQAHGKWMEEFEKRIDPHGREYHWLSGYFQNLDEDTEDTDVFALENNFATVVPVRVDMTSYETMEQIKSWKF from the coding sequence ATGCAAAAAAACGATTCTGAAAAACCATTGATTTTGGTTACAAACGACGATGGAATTCATGCAAAAGGGTTGCGTGAACTGGTGGAGGTAATGCAATTTTTTGGCGATGTTGTGGTCATTTCTTCTGAAGTATCGATGTCGGGAAAAGCTTGTGGTATTACAGTTGATCAACCGTTGCGGGCAGTGCCTGTAGAAAAGATTCATGGTGTGCCAACATTTAAATGTAATGGTACTCCGGTTGACAGCGTAAAATTAAGTTTTAACAGTTTGCTTGAGCGTACACCCGATTATGTGGTATCAGGAATTAACCACGGTTCAAATGCATCAATCAGTGTAATTTACAGTGGAACAATGGGAGCTGCTATCGAAGGAGGTTTACACGGTGTGCCGTCTATTGGTTTTTCGCTGGAAGATTACAGCTCCGATGCAGATTTTTCGAAAGCCAAAATGGTTGTGGCTCGTGTTTTTCAGGGTGTTGTTGAAAATGGTATTCCGGCGTTTACTTGTTTAAATGTGAATATTCCGAAAGGGAAACCCCAGGGTATTAAAGTTTGCCGGCAGGCGCACGGAAAATGGATGGAAGAGTTTGAAAAAAGAATCGATCCGCACGGAAGAGAATATCACTGGCTTTCAGGATATTTTCAGAACTTGGACGAAGACACCGAAGATACCGATGTTTTTGCATTAGAAAACAATTTTGCCACCGTAGTTCCCGTTCGGGTTGATATGACTAGCTACGAAACCATGGAGCAAATTAAGTCGTGGAAGTTTTAA
- a CDS encoding aldo/keto reductase: protein MSKILNKKEGMQYRRFGRTEKHLSTITLGGMRFKHVWDDPRRDIPKDTLEECLNTVQLAFDAGINHIETAWGYKKSETVYGKVLNEELAVPRTSYHLMTKGNPMTADATYEMIENQLRDLQTDYLDFYGWHGINTPELLEQSCKSGGPVEALLKLKEEGIIKHVGFSTHAPMEIIVRAIETGLFEFVNLHYYYFNQRNLAAVQIAEVHDMGVFIISPNDKGGQLFNAPAKVKDATSPLTPIQWNARFCLNNPAIHTLSFGMTEKEHFKEMKSIFPTTSPWSKADYETKLKLDSFLFDDPYAVYEGFEMQNDPSGINIPEVLRLRRLWKSYDMIDFAKYRYKTFKEKSHWFPGELPTQPNLDKIDTSIIPAHIPLKELLAETHKKLYKAEYKLANS, encoded by the coding sequence ATGTCAAAAATTCTGAATAAAAAAGAAGGAATGCAATACCGGCGTTTTGGGAGAACCGAAAAGCACCTGAGTACCATTACTCTGGGAGGCATGCGTTTTAAACATGTATGGGACGATCCGCGGCGAGACATTCCAAAAGATACATTAGAAGAATGTTTGAATACGGTTCAACTGGCATTTGATGCAGGTATTAACCACATTGAAACAGCATGGGGCTACAAAAAAAGCGAAACTGTTTATGGTAAGGTTTTAAATGAGGAATTGGCTGTTCCGCGTACTTCGTACCATTTAATGACCAAAGGAAACCCAATGACAGCTGACGCCACCTACGAAATGATTGAAAACCAGTTGCGCGATTTGCAAACCGATTACCTCGATTTTTATGGCTGGCACGGAATAAACACACCCGAGTTGCTGGAACAAAGTTGCAAAAGCGGTGGCCCGGTTGAAGCACTGTTAAAGCTAAAAGAGGAAGGCATAATAAAACATGTGGGTTTCAGCACACACGCGCCAATGGAAATAATTGTGCGCGCTATTGAAACCGGTTTGTTCGAATTCGTAAACCTGCACTACTACTATTTCAACCAGCGCAATCTGGCTGCCGTGCAAATTGCCGAAGTACACGACATGGGCGTTTTTATCATCTCGCCAAACGACAAAGGCGGCCAGTTGTTTAATGCTCCGGCCAAGGTAAAAGATGCCACTTCGCCTTTAACTCCTATTCAATGGAATGCCCGGTTTTGTTTGAATAATCCTGCTATTCACACGCTTTCGTTCGGGATGACAGAAAAAGAACATTTTAAGGAAATGAAAAGCATTTTCCCAACTACATCGCCATGGAGTAAGGCAGATTACGAAACAAAACTAAAACTGGATAGCTTTTTATTTGACGATCCGTATGCCGTGTACGAAGGTTTTGAGATGCAAAACGATCCGTCGGGAATTAACATACCAGAAGTGCTGCGTTTACGCCGGCTATGGAAATCGTATGACATGATTGATTTTGCCAAATACCGTTATAAAACTTTTAAAGAAAAAAGTCACTGGTTTCCGGGTGAACTGCCTACACAACCAAATCTGGATAAAATAGATACATCTATAATTCCAGCCCATATTCCGTTAAAAGAATTGCTTGCCGAAACACATAAAAAACTGTATAAGGCTGAATACAAATTGGCAAACTCTTAA